TGGCAGCATTAATTGCACCGACTCCGATCAAATGCAGGATCGTTTTCCAAGGGATTTTCCATGATCGAATTTTCCAAACGAAAAATGCCAACGCAGCCGTTGCGATGACCACACGTAACTCGATTAAAACAATCGGGCCCAAGACAGGTGCAGCAATTCTCATGAACAGAAATGAACCGCCCCATAGTGCACCTAAGCAAATAATCCAAAGAAAATCTATAATTTCCACTGTTTCGAACCTCCGAACTTTTTACTAACTCAATAATAGAGGATAGCTAAAGAATCGTAAATGTATCATTAGGAAGAAAATTTTGCATGGCACATGTCCCAAACAAATTATTTTCCAATGAATACACTAATAGCAAAACAAATCCGTTGTTTAAACCATTCAAAATGGCAAAAGCGCGGGATACTCAATCGTTTTATAAGACTTCTGCCAGAAAGAGATGAAGGTGGTAGGCTGTGAGATTTGATACATTTTTGAAAATGGGTTCTTATCTAGCAGACATTTGGAAGCATGAATCCTTTCAGGAAATGTCCAAAATGGTTCATAAGGGAATTCGACGCAGAATGGATTCCTATGATTCCAGTGATCGATATTTATCGCATCCCTATTCCTCGATGAATCCAAATCGTCCGCAAAAACGACAGTCGGATCGGAAACAAATGTTACTGCCACAACAACAGAATAGAAAAAATTTAGGAGAGTTAATTACTCCCGAGACGATACAATCCGCTTTTCAATTGCATCAGACGATTAAAAAATTTTTAGATCATAAATAAGTTTGAGAACATGCATTTGAGGGGCAATTCCACAAAAGGGAACATTTTGTGGAATTTTTTTGTGTTATGCAGAATCGCAGAATAGAAATTCTCGTAAAGTAGCAGATTCAATCTTTTTGAGTATCCTCTGTATCTTCTGTATCTTCTGTAGCTCTCTATTAGAAAAGTGGAAAATAGACAAGAAACAAAAATTCAGAGACAATATATATATACTAGATAATTGTAAGGGGCAGCTCAATGTGAATCAGCGAACAAAGGGTCAGGCAGGACCGAAAGAATCGGATGGTGCTTGGACAATTGAATCTCCCTCTGCGCTCGTACAAGGATTGGCCAAGGAAAGCCGATTTTACTACCAGGGAAAACCGTTTATCATTCAGATCGTACGTCCTCAGAATGGGCAGGCCTCTCCTAAAAAAGGCCATGTAGCAATGGAATTCAAAGATGGCAAACTTCGAATCATTTGGCTGCCAGATATAAACAGACCGCATCCATTACTTGTGCGCAGGGTATTGTTGGAATGGTACAAACAAAATGCCAGACAATTGATTCCGGAAAGAGTTCGATTGCTTAGCAAACGAATGAATCTTTCCTATAATCGGATTACATTGAAAGATCAAAAGACCCGTTGGGGAAGTTGCTCTTCTTTGCGAAATTTGAATTTTAATTGGCGGCTCATCATGGCTCCACCGGATGTTTTGGATTACGTAGTCATACATGAATTGGCCCATTTGCGCGAAATGAATCATTCCAAACAGTTTTGGTCTATAGTCGAGCAGTTTATGCCACAGTATCGTATACACAAAGATTGGCTGAAAGAAAATGGAGCACAATTGTTTACACTGAAGGGCGATGTATAAAGATTCGATACATAGATGTATCCAATATAAAATCCAGGAGGGACGAATATGCAGATCAAATCGATTAATGTTGGAGTTCCGGCGCCAATGGTGTATGCCGATCAAGAGATTGCGACGGGGATTTTTAAACAGTCGGTAGGCGCAAAGGCTGTTTTTTTGGATTTGATCAATATAGCCGGGGACAGGCAAGCAGATCTGGTCAACCACGGCGGGAAAGATAAGGCCGTTTGTTTGTATCCCTACGATCATTATCCGTATTGGGAGAAGCGCTTAGGGAGAAAGCTGCCATTTGCATCCTTTGGCGAAAATCTTACAGCAGCGGACATAACAGAAGAAAGTGTATGCATCGGTGATGTATACCAATTGGGTGATGCGATTGTTCAGATCAGCCAACCTCGTCAACCTTGCTACAAACTGGCCACACGCTTTCAAATACCCGACATGGTGGATCAAATTCGCATGAATGGATACAGCGGGTTTTATATGCGAGTGCTCAAGCCTGGCATGATTTCCATTGAAAAAGGAATAAACATAATGGAAAAACATCCGGAAGGGATAACGGTAGCATTCACAAATCATATTATGTTTCACGATCGATTCAACCGGGAAGCATTACTACAATTGATTCATTTGGATGTACTTGCAGAAAGTTGGAAAAAGACCTTTCGAGAGCGACTGGAATCCCTTTAAGTGCGTGTTCAAAAAGTGGTTAAGTAAGACACAAGGAGTGCGAAGTCGAAGCACGAAAAGGCGACGGAGTGTACGTGTTTGGTACATGAGTAAGCTTTTTTGGGATTCGACAAAGCAATCCGCCGTGGAGTTTTGACTACTTTTTGAACATCCTCTTTAAAAATTTCGTTTCCGTTTTATTTTGCACTTGCTATCTTCACTTCATGGCAAGTGTCTTTTTTTTGATTGGATCTTTTGAATGGGAGTTTACAGAATGCAAGAAAACCTGTATGATATTAATATTAGTAATCCGAGTAGTTTAGTTTGAAATTGGAGGTACCCTGATGGCAACTTATACAAAAGTTTGGGCAGAAGATACAAGCAAGTTAAATAAACTAGAGTTGGCAAAATTAGAAAAAGATGGACTTGATGTCATTGCAGACGTTTATCGATATGCAAATTTAGGCTTTGATGCAATTACTCCTGATGACATGGATCGGTTCAAGTGGGCGGGTATTTATCAGCAAAAACCGAAAACCGGCCATTTCATGATGCGTGTGCGCATCCATTCAGGTGTCCTGTCCACGAAACAGGCGCGGGCGATTGCAGGCATCAGCCGTGATTATGGACGGAATTTGATCGATGTAACGACACGCCAGGCGGTTCAGTTCCATTGGCTGCAAATCCAGGATATGCCGGATATTTTCGGACGCTTGGCGGCAGTCGGTTTGTCTTCCTTCGAAGCGTGCGGCGACTGCCCGCGTACATTTATCGGCAATCCGCTTGCAGGGATCGATCCGGACGAATTGATGGATACCCGTCCGCTGATTGAAGAGTTATCCAAGGCGCTGCATTTAAATCGGGAATTTTCCAATCTTCCGCGCAAATACAAAGTATCTTTGTCTGCAAATGTGTACAATACGTCACATGCGGAAATCAACGATTTGGCATTTGTGCCTGCTACAAAAGAGATCGATGGAGAAGAAGTGGTTGGTTTCCATATTCTCGTCGGCGGCGGATTATCTACAAAGCCGCATTTGGCATTGCCGATCGATATATTTGTCCGTCCTGAAGATGTAGTAAAAGTAGCGCTTGGCGTTACTACAATCTTCCGGGATTATGGCTATCGGGAAAAGCGTACACATGCCCGTTTCAAATTCTTGGTGGCTGACTGGGGAGCAGATACGTTTTTGGAAAAATTGACGGAAATCATCGGGCCGATGCCTTCGCGCGGGGTCGATCAAGGAAAAGGATGGAACGCTGGTTACTTTACAGGTGTTCATCCGCAGAAACAAGAGGGACTGTCATATATCGGACTCTCGATCCAAGTGGGCCGTTTAAGCGCGGAAGAGTTGTTCGAGTTGGCTGATTTGGCAGACCGTTATGGCAATGGGGAACTGCGGACATGTAATTCCCAAAATATTATTCTGCCGAACATTCCGAATGAAAAAATCGACGAAGTATTGGCGGAACCATTGTTAAAGCGTCTCACTCCTTTTCCAAAACTGTTTGCCGGCCACGTGATTTCTTGTACGGGTAATGAGTTTTGCAACTTGGCCGTCACGGAAACAAAAGAGCGGATGAAAGCAATCTCCAATTATTTGGATGAGCATGTCGAATTGGATACGCCAGTCCGAATTCATGTGAATGGCTGTCCGAACTCTTGCGGCCAGCAACAAATCGCGGACATCGGTTTGCAGGGTGCATTAGTGAAAAAACCGGATGGCGTGCGTGATGCGTTTGATATTTTTGTTGGCGGTACACTGGGGCCGGATGCAAGATTCAACACGAAGCTAAAAGGCAGAGTGGAAGGGGACTTGGTCGGACCGGTTCTGGAACGCCTCATTCTTTTCTACAAAACGGAACGTACGCCGAATGAGTTGTTTTATCAATTTGTTGCGCGTGTTGGAATTCCGGCAATGCAACAAAAGCTAGACCAAGCGATCGCTGAAGTGGCAGAAGTGCAAGAAGTAGCAGCAGGAAAGGAATAAGTGTGGAGTTCCCCATGTTTCTTTATAAATTAGAATGTCAGATAGCTGAGCACGGACTGACAACGGTTATTTTAGCAGCAAATGATGACCATTCTGCCTTGGAGTTGGCAGAACAATTAGTAAAACGGCAGTTTTTAACATCTGTTGCGATTGAAGAAACAGCCTTGCTTGAGAAAAAACCGGTAAAATCGGGAGCCGGTTATTTTCTTGACCGCAATTGAATACTTGGCAGCAAATTCGATCGAAATTCAAAAATATCTGCAATTGTTCCAACAGGTGATGGGTTCGTGTCCTTCACCTGTTTTTTGCGCGTGAAAACAGTTTTGGATAACCTCTGTTTTTTTGATATACTATCAGCAATTATAAGTGACATAACTGTATAAGCTTAGTTTCACTTTAAGTGCGTGTTCAAAAAGCGACTACTTTTTGAACATCCTCTTTAAGCTTGGTTTTTTCATGGGAAGGGGTATATAGAGATGAACGAAAATGGAAATGTATTTTTTGAAGAGATTGATCCGGCTGAAGTAGAGCAAAGTATAGCGGAGCGACAGACGAAAATTATCGATGTCCGGGAAGTGGATGAATACAATAGCGGACATATTCCAAGCGCCAAGTTAATTCCCCTCAGCGAGTTTGCCGAACGTTTTCAGGAGATCGATCCGGAAGATTCGGTGATTCTCGTCTGCAGAAGCGGAAAACGAAGCGCAATGGCTTGTGAATTTTTGGCGCGGCAAGGATATTCCAAGATTAAAAATATGGTCGGCGGAATGCTTGCATGGCAAGGCGACGTTGAAAAATAGCCAGCGACTAAAAAAGCGCGGCTAAAGCGAAAAGACTGCTAGACAAATGGGAATCGGATTTTTGAAAATTGGACAAATATGACTCCTCTATGGCACGTAAAAGTTCTCTCATGCAATCGGAAAACATGTGCTTTAGAGGAGTCTGTGCCATACATTAGGATCTGTTCACAATTTGAATCCACGGCCGATCATTGTTCCATTCCAATTTTACATCCACTTGGAATGTATCCCGCAAATGCTGCTCTGTCAATATTTCACGCTTTGGACCACTAGCGACAAATTTTCCATTTGCAATCAGTGCAACATGTGTAAATACAGGCAAAATTTCTTCGATGTGATGTGTAACCAGAATAATAGACATGCTTTGATCCTGTCCCATTGTTTGCAATACTTGCAAAAATTGCTCCCGCGCCCGCAGATCCAACCCGAAACAAGGTTCATCCAGGATCAACAAATGCGGCTGAGCCATTTGCGCACGAGCCAATAGCACTTTTTGTTTTTCCCCTTGCGAGAGCACACCATATCGGCTCTTCGCAAGTGTCTGGCAGTTCATGTGTTCGAGGATCTGGTGTGCTTGTTCATAATCCCCGTGCTCCGGCTTTGTCCAAATGCCGATGGATGCATATTTCCCGCTGACCACTACCTCCAAGACAGAATCACTGGGATAGATTTGTTCGCGAATGGCGGAACTTACCCAGCCAATCGACTTTCTCACATGTTGAATTTCACATTCGCCAAATGTGTTTCCAAGTACTTGTATCTTGCCGCGAGTGGGCCATTCATACCCGGTAATCATTTTTAACAAGGATGTTTTTCCGGAACCGTTCAGACCAACGAGGGCCCAATGTTCATGTTCTTTGATTTGCCATTGAATATCGTCTAATATCGGTTTTTGTTCGCGAATCCAGGAAAGATTTTTTACGTCTAACATGTTCATCCTAACACCTCGTGAAAAATTGTAATTCTTATATAGTTCGCAATTGTCCGGCAAATTCCTTTTCGCAATGAAGAAACTGGAAACAAGTTGCAGTATGGATTGCAAACCATTGTGGTTATCCTAACTGTAACGAAAAACAGCAAGTGTTAGAGTGATACACGTATGTCTACATTGGCGCGTGTTAAAGGAGGAACCTTATATGGCAGTGCAGGCAATTACAACACGTGAGATGTATGATCGGATGCGGGCAGGTGAATCCTTTTTTATACTGGATGTTCGCAATCGTGTGGATTACCAGGATTGGCGCATACAAGGGCAAGCATTGAAAGCGATCAATATTCCGTATTTCGAGTTTCGTGAAGATGAAATCAATAATCAGTTGATACCAAAAAACACACATGTGATTGTCGTCTCGCTGGAAGAGGAATCAGCCAACAAAGTGGCTGAGCATATGCAGGAGAAAGGATACAATGTTTCATATTTACAAAGCGGTTTCCAAACCTGGTACCAATTTTATGTGCAATCCAATATTATTGAACAGCCGCAACTGAAGCTGATTCAAGTCAATCGCGTGGCGAAAGGCTGCTTGTCTTACGTCATTGTTTCCGGGAAACAGATGTGTGTCGTCGATCCGGCCATTCATATACAGCAGTATTTGGAAATTGCCGAACGGGAAAATGCAAAAATCACGCATATTATTGACACGCATATTCATACGGATCATATCTCTGGCGCCCGCGAATTACTCAAGCATACCAAGGCGGAATACTACATTCCAAAAAGTGAAGCGCATCAAACTCAACTGCATTGTACATTTTTAAATCAGGGTACGATTCGTTGCGGCTCTGTCGAGATTCGGACGGTTTATGTACCGACGGAAGGACAAACGATGGGGGGGTCTGCCGCTCTTGTCGTCAACAACCAGGCGCTTCTTTCCGGTGACTCCATTGTTGTAGGCGAAGTGGGGATTCCTGATATGGCCGGAAAAGCACAAGAATGGGCAGAAAAATTATTTAATACTACATTTCGACGAGTGAAAAATCTTGATAACGATGTATTGGTTCTGCCTGCACATTATGCAGATATCCAGGCGATTAACAGAGGCGGGTATGTGGGTGCGTTTTTGGGCGACCTTCGTCACGGCGCCGAGGCCATGGCAAAGAATCCATCGATTACCTTTAAAAAACGCGTCGAAGGGGCTGTAGCCGCTTTGCATCCCAATTATCTGGACATCGTCGATGTCAACCGCGGTGTCATGGACATTGATCAGGTAAACGTGCAGGAATTGGAACTGGGAGATCTCTAGCGTTTAGGAAATGATAAACAGCAGAAAACAGTTTTCGAAGGATTCAGGAAGTTCTTTGAATCGTGGTACAACGCGGTTTTTTGTGCATTCGTTATTTACACCGCCAAAAAAGGGTGTTACAGTATGTACATACGACAAGCCGCAAAACACTCCCACAAGCAACTTGGGAGTGTTTTTTTAATCATCAGGATTCCTTGCAACGATCGGTTGATCTGAATTCAAAAGAATACCATAAAGGGCAAACGAGAGATACGTCTTTGGGTTCTATATATCGAGGTGAAACGAATGGAGAGGGAGAGAATCAGCCGTTGGGTCGGTGGGGTCAGCACTTTCAGCAATATACTTCTGACAGCAGTGAAATGTATTGTAGGCATTTGGGCTGGGAGCGATGCGTTATTTGCTGACGGAATTCATTCTGCTACCGACTCATTAGCCTCAATGGCAGTCCTGGGAGCAATCAGTATTTCCAATCGCCCGGCAGATGAAGATCATCCATATGGTCATGGAAAAGCGGAGGTCATTGCATCCGCTGTCGTAGCGGTTGTCTTGATTTTGGCAGGGTTTGACGTGATATACTCCTCGACAAAATCAATTTGGCATCACCAGCAGACAGGCAGTGATTCGGTTGGCATGGAGAGCTGGGCGCTTTGGGCTGCTATCGTTTCGTTAGTAATTAAAGAAATATTGTACAGATATACGATACGTAAGGCGAGAATGCTGCAAAGTCAGGCATTGGAAGCGTTGGCGGAAGATCACCGTTCGGATGTCTGGGCATCTTTGGCGGCGGCCATCGGCATCGGCATTGCCATCATCGGAATTGTCAAAAACATGCCGCTGCTCACTTACGCAGATCCTGTAGCCGGTATTTTAGTCGGTTTACTGATCTTGTATATTTCCTATCGGATGGGTTATGGGGCTGTCCAAACATTAATGGAGAGAAATGCGCCTCCCGAGTTTATACAATCGCTTGAGGATTTGGTGTCATCTGTAACAGGCGTGGAACGAATCGACCGGATCCGGGCACGTGAACACGGTCACTATATTTTGGTGGATGTCAGAATTTCTGTTCTTGGCACACTTACCATCCAGGAAGGTCATGATTTGTCGCGGGAAGTGAAACATTCCATTATGGAAAAACATAAGCGGGTACATGAAGTACTGATTCATTTAAATCCGTATTATAAAGAGAATGGCAATAAAGAGGATGATTCTGGTTCAGACGATGAACCGGTCATCGATTGATGGCATGGATTCGATTGATCAAATGAGGAAGCGTGGGAATGTTCGTGATCGCAGGCATTGGCGTTGATTTGGCGGATTTGAAACGAATTCGGGAGGTCTTGGAAAGACACAGGGAAGGATTTATACGGCGAATTTTTTCAGGACAGGAGCAAAGGAATCATACTGCATTCTTGCAAACTCCCACATCATCACGGACCGTTGAGTTTATCGGCGGCCGTTTTGCCGTCAAGGAAGCTGTTTCGAAGGCTCTTGGCTGCGGCATTGGGACGATTGGCTGGCATGACATCGA
Above is a window of Fodinisporobacter ferrooxydans DNA encoding:
- a CDS encoding rhodanese-like domain-containing protein, which produces MNENGNVFFEEIDPAEVEQSIAERQTKIIDVREVDEYNSGHIPSAKLIPLSEFAERFQEIDPEDSVILVCRSGKRSAMACEFLARQGYSKIKNMVGGMLAWQGDVEK
- a CDS encoding cation diffusion facilitator family transporter; amino-acid sequence: MERERISRWVGGVSTFSNILLTAVKCIVGIWAGSDALFADGIHSATDSLASMAVLGAISISNRPADEDHPYGHGKAEVIASAVVAVVLILAGFDVIYSSTKSIWHHQQTGSDSVGMESWALWAAIVSLVIKEILYRYTIRKARMLQSQALEALAEDHRSDVWASLAAAIGIGIAIIGIVKNMPLLTYADPVAGILVGLLILYISYRMGYGAVQTLMERNAPPEFIQSLEDLVSSVTGVERIDRIRAREHGHYILVDVRISVLGTLTIQEGHDLSREVKHSIMEKHKRVHEVLIHLNPYYKENGNKEDDSGSDDEPVID
- a CDS encoding MOSC domain-containing protein yields the protein MQIKSINVGVPAPMVYADQEIATGIFKQSVGAKAVFLDLINIAGDRQADLVNHGGKDKAVCLYPYDHYPYWEKRLGRKLPFASFGENLTAADITEESVCIGDVYQLGDAIVQISQPRQPCYKLATRFQIPDMVDQIRMNGYSGFYMRVLKPGMISIEKGINIMEKHPEGITVAFTNHIMFHDRFNREALLQLIHLDVLAESWKKTFRERLESL
- a CDS encoding ABC transporter ATP-binding protein translates to MLDVKNLSWIREQKPILDDIQWQIKEHEHWALVGLNGSGKTSLLKMITGYEWPTRGKIQVLGNTFGECEIQHVRKSIGWVSSAIREQIYPSDSVLEVVVSGKYASIGIWTKPEHGDYEQAHQILEHMNCQTLAKSRYGVLSQGEKQKVLLARAQMAQPHLLILDEPCFGLDLRAREQFLQVLQTMGQDQSMSIILVTHHIEEILPVFTHVALIANGKFVASGPKREILTEQHLRDTFQVDVKLEWNNDRPWIQIVNRS
- a CDS encoding MBL fold metallo-hydrolase; translation: MAVQAITTREMYDRMRAGESFFILDVRNRVDYQDWRIQGQALKAINIPYFEFREDEINNQLIPKNTHVIVVSLEEESANKVAEHMQEKGYNVSYLQSGFQTWYQFYVQSNIIEQPQLKLIQVNRVAKGCLSYVIVSGKQMCVVDPAIHIQQYLEIAERENAKITHIIDTHIHTDHISGARELLKHTKAEYYIPKSEAHQTQLHCTFLNQGTIRCGSVEIRTVYVPTEGQTMGGSAALVVNNQALLSGDSIVVGEVGIPDMAGKAQEWAEKLFNTTFRRVKNLDNDVLVLPAHYADIQAINRGGYVGAFLGDLRHGAEAMAKNPSITFKKRVEGAVAALHPNYLDIVDVNRGVMDIDQVNVQELELGDL
- a CDS encoding nitrite/sulfite reductase; amino-acid sequence: MATYTKVWAEDTSKLNKLELAKLEKDGLDVIADVYRYANLGFDAITPDDMDRFKWAGIYQQKPKTGHFMMRVRIHSGVLSTKQARAIAGISRDYGRNLIDVTTRQAVQFHWLQIQDMPDIFGRLAAVGLSSFEACGDCPRTFIGNPLAGIDPDELMDTRPLIEELSKALHLNREFSNLPRKYKVSLSANVYNTSHAEINDLAFVPATKEIDGEEVVGFHILVGGGLSTKPHLALPIDIFVRPEDVVKVALGVTTIFRDYGYREKRTHARFKFLVADWGADTFLEKLTEIIGPMPSRGVDQGKGWNAGYFTGVHPQKQEGLSYIGLSIQVGRLSAEELFELADLADRYGNGELRTCNSQNIILPNIPNEKIDEVLAEPLLKRLTPFPKLFAGHVISCTGNEFCNLAVTETKERMKAISNYLDEHVELDTPVRIHVNGCPNSCGQQQIADIGLQGALVKKPDGVRDAFDIFVGGTLGPDARFNTKLKGRVEGDLVGPVLERLILFYKTERTPNELFYQFVARVGIPAMQQKLDQAIAEVAEVQEVAAGKE
- a CDS encoding DUF3906 family protein, which translates into the protein MFLYKLECQIAEHGLTTVILAANDDHSALELAEQLVKRQFLTSVAIEETALLEKKPVKSGAGYFLDRN
- a CDS encoding M48 family metallopeptidase — translated: MNQRTKGQAGPKESDGAWTIESPSALVQGLAKESRFYYQGKPFIIQIVRPQNGQASPKKGHVAMEFKDGKLRIIWLPDINRPHPLLVRRVLLEWYKQNARQLIPERVRLLSKRMNLSYNRITLKDQKTRWGSCSSLRNLNFNWRLIMAPPDVLDYVVIHELAHLREMNHSKQFWSIVEQFMPQYRIHKDWLKENGAQLFTLKGDV
- the acpS gene encoding holo-ACP synthase, yielding MFVIAGIGVDLADLKRIREVLERHREGFIRRIFSGQEQRNHTAFLQTPTSSRTVEFIGGRFAVKEAVSKALGCGIGTIGWHDIEVVQLPSGAPSVQLTGQALALAAARKIEKWHVSISHAKDSVVAFVVAETKD